The segment TGAACCACTCGTTCCAGAGGTAGCCCCACTTCTTGAAATAGGTGATCGCGCCTAGCAGCGCGGCACCGCCCAGGGCGACGCCGGCCAGAACGACCATGATGATCGGCTCATGAAACGGAATCGCCGACAAACTCAACTTGCCAAACATCATTGCTCCTAGGATTGCGCGCCCAGCGCCTTCACAGGCGTGGTCATCGACAGCTGCTCTTCACCGAGGGTGTTGCGCGACGTGCAGATCGGGCCGCCCTTGAACCCGTCGGCGGCGAGCGCCGTGCCGCTGTGGTCCATGTACTTGTGCAGGATGTTGTGGAAGAGCTTGTCTTCCACCTTGCCGTAGTACGTGACCGGCTCCTTCTCGCTGGGTTGTGCCAGCGTCTTGTAGCCTTCAACCCCCAGTTCGGTGGACGAGGCGCGAACCTTGGCGACCCACTGGTCGAACTCGTAGTTCGACATGGCGACCGCCTTGAACTTCATGCCCGAGAAGCCGCCGCCGCTGTAGTTGGCGGATACGCCGTCGTAAGAGCCGGCTTCGTTGGCGATCAGGTGGAGCTTGGTCTCCATCCCTGCCATGGCGTACACCTGGCTGCCCAGTTGCGGGATGAAGAACGAATTCATGATCGAATCCGAGGTGATCTTGAAGTTCACCGGGGTGTCGACCGGGAAGGCGATCTGGTTGACCGTGGCGATCTTCAGTTCCGGATAGATGAACAGCCACTTCCAGTTCAGCGCCACCACCTCGACGGTGACGGGCTTCTTGCTGGATTCGAGCGGCTTGTACGGGTCCAGGTCGTGCGAGGACTTCCAGGTGATGATGCCCAGCGCAATGATGATCAGGCAGGGGATCAGCCACACCACCACTTCGATCGCCGTGGAGTGCGACCAGTCCGGCTCATAGCGCGCCGAGGTATTGGACGCGCGGTACTTCCAGGCGAACACCAGCGTGAGCACGATCACCGGCAGCACCACCAGCAGCATGAGCCAGGTTGCAATCAGGATGATGTTCTTGATGTCGACGCCGACCTGCCCTTTCGGGTCGAGCAGCGTCATGTTGCAGCCGGCGAGCAGGAGCAGGCCAAGGCAAGGCAGGAACCGCGTCCAACGCGGCAGTATGGGTTTCTTCATGTCACGACTGGTTTGGTTACACCGCGCTTCGGGCAAAAGCGCGGCTAAACCGCCTGATGCTCGCGCAAGAGGCGTGGGGCTGAGGGAAAACCGGAAGGACGTGTCCTTAGCTGGCGTTGCGGTCGGGCGGCGGATCGAACGCCGGGGGACCATGCGGCCTTGCAACGCCATGAACACGGAAGGACAACTGACTGCGTGCGCTGCAGGCCCTGTAGGACCTTGCCGGCGCTGCGGCACCTGGCCGAAACCGCGAACGGTCCCGGCTCAGTACGGCGGCCGGGTAGCGTTGGAATACGAGGTTTTTGCACTTCCCGACGGACTTGCCTTCATGGCAAGCGCGGTTTTCGGCCGGGGAGCGCAACACGTAAAACATCGTGGGCGCGACTGTACCGCAACGCAACATTAGGGGTAAACCCAACGGCACAGAACACACTGTTCAGCAGAACGGACAATCGACGCACAAATCCGCGAAGCAGCATTTGACAGGCATCAACGTCACAAATCGGTTCCTAAAAATGCAGAAAGCCGCGCATCAGGCGGCCTCCAGGGGCGCGACATGCCTGTGTGGCATATTGTCGCACCGCGTCAAAACTGCGTATCCGTCACCCGTAGCGGCGCGTGATCGACTCGGCGACACAGACCGGACGGTCGCTGCCTTCGCGCTCCACCGTGACTTCCCAGGTCGACTGTGCGCCAACCAGTTCGGGCGACTTCGGCAGCGGATCGAGACGCTCGACCTTCAGCAGCTTGATGCGCGCGCGCAGCTTGCTGCCCACCGGCACGGGTGCCGTGAAGCGCACGCGGTTCAGGCCGTAGTTAACGCCGATCTTCGACGGCATGTGCAGCGCGTTGTGCATGAACTTGGGCAGCAGCGACAGCGTCAGGAAGCCGTGCGCGATCGGGCCGCCATAGGGCGACTCCTTCTTCGCGCGCTCCACGTCGATGTGAATCCACTGGTGGTCGCCGGTGGCATCGGCAAACTGGTTGACCTGCTGCTGGGTCACCTCGATCCAGTCGCTGACCGCGACCTCCTGGCCCTGCAGGCCTTCCAGTTCTTCCAGCGATGCGATGGTACGCATGTCGATAGTCTCCTCTTGACGATAAAGTGTTCTTAAGCGGGGCGGCGGCCGTACATGCCCATGCCCTTGACGGTGCAGACCAGTTCGCCGCGCTGGTTGGTGGCTTCCCACTGGGTGTGGACCACGCCGCGGTCCGGCTTGGACTGCGACGGCCGGGTATCGAGCACATTCAGCACGACGGTGAGCGTGTCGCCGGCGTAGACGGGCTTGAGCCAGCGGATCTCGTCCACGCCAGGCGAGCCCATGCTGGCCGACTTGCCGGTGGTGCTCAGCACCAGCAGCCGCATCATGATCGAGCACGTCATCCAGCCGCTCGAGATCACGCCGCCATAGATGCTCCTGGCAGCGGCTTCCTTGTCGATATGGAACGGCTGCGGATCGTACTGGCGGGCAAAGGCCAGGATCTCTTCCTCGGTGACGAGGTACGAACCCAGTTCGCGGCGGCTGCCGACTTCAAAGTCCTCGAAATACAGCATCGGTTGTCTCTCTGTAGTGATTGGCGCCATGGCACCAAGTTTGCTCAGGCAATGATCGCATGGCCGCCGGGGGCCGGCGTCCGTATTTGCCGAACCCGCCCCTAACGGTCCCCAAAGAAAAAAACCGCGCCTGGACTACAGCGCGGTTTTGATTGGACTGGCAGGATCAGGCAGCTTCCTGGAACCCCGGCTGGGCGGCGAACCTGCCCAGGTGGTGATCCACGTCGCCGAAGGTGGTGTTGATCAGCGTCAGCCGCTTGAACATGTGCGCGGCCGGCAGTTCGTTGGTCACGCCCATGCCGCCGTGGATCTGCACTGCCTCCTGGCCAACCGTGCGCGCTGCCTGCCCCACGCGCGCCTTGGCGGCGGAGACATAGCGGCGGCGCTCTTCCGGCGTTACTTCTTCGAAGCGTGCCGCGGCCAGCAGCGTGATCGAGCGCGACTGCTCGGCGTGGATGAACATCTCCACCATGCGGTGCTGCAGCGCCTGGAAGCGCGCGATCGGCACGCCGAACTGCTGGCGCGTCTTGGCGTATTCCAGCGTGGCGGCATTGAGCGTATCCATCACGCCCACGGCCTCGGCGCACAGCAGCACGGCAGCGTAGTCGGCCACTTGCTCGATCACCGGGAAGGCCTTGCCGGCTTCGCCCAGCAGTTGCGCGGGGGCATCCTGGAAGGTGATGTCGGCCGCGCGCAGGTTGTCGATGGTGCGGTAGTCCTTGATGCTGACGCCGGCGCCCCTGGCATCCACCAGGAACAGCGAGATGCCGTCCTGGTCGGCTTCGGCACCGCTGCTGCGGGCCGACACGATCAGCTTGTCGGCCTGGCCGCCGTGCAGCACCACGGTCTTGCGGCCGTTGAGCTTGCCGTCGCGGGCGGTGACGCGCACGTTGTTCAGTTCATAGCGCGCCTGCGGCTCGTTGAAGGCCACGGTCAGCTTCAGTTCGCCGCCGGCGACCTGTTCCAGCAGTGCATCCTGGCCACCGGCCAGGCCCAGGGCGTAGGCGCCCACCACCGTGGCCAGGTACGGCTCCACGATCAGGCCTCGGCCCAGCTCCTGCTGCACCACCATCATGTCCAGGGCCTTGCCCGCGAAACCGCCCTGCGCTTCCGGCACCGGCAGCGCGGTCAGGCCAAGCTCGACCAGCGAGCCCCAGGCGGCGTCGCCATAGCCGGCGGCGCTTTCGTAGTTCTGCTTGCGGGACTCGAAGCCGTAGTCCTTGTCGATGAAACGGCGGACGGCGTCGGCCAGCTGCTTCTGTTCGTCGCTGAGATTGAAGTTCATGTTGCGTGTCTCCTCACAGCCCCAGAATCATCTGGCTGATGATGTTCTTCTGAATTTCGTTGGACCCGCCATAGATGGAGGTCTTGCGATAGTTGAAGTAGTACGCGGCCAGCGGCGCGGCGTCGTCGTAGCCGGTCACGGCGTGCTCGGTCTCGCACTCCAGGTAGGCGGTGTCGAACGGCTGCGCGTACGGGCCGACGGCCTCGACCATCAGCTCGGTCAGCAGCTGCTGGATCTCGGTGCCCTTGATCTTGAGCATCGAGGCCTCGGGGCCGGGGCCCTTGCCTGCCGCTTCGCTCGAGACCACGCGCAGCACGGTGATTTCCAGCGCCATCAGCTCGATTTCCAGCGCGGCCACCTTGGCGCCGAACACCGGGTCTTCCAGCAGCGGCTTGCCGTTCTTCTGCTGCTGGCGCGCCACGCGCTTGAGGAAGCCCAGCTCGCGCTTGGAGTTGCCCACGCGGGCGATCCCGGTGCGCTCGTGGCCCAGCAGGTACTTGGCGTAGGTCCAGCCCTTGTTCTCTTCGCCGACGCGGTTCTCGACCGGCACCTCGACGTTGTCGAAGAAGACTTCGTTCACCTCATGCTCTTCGTCGAGCATGATGATCGGGCGCACGGTGATGCCCGGGGTCTTCATGTCGATCAGCAGGAACGAGATGCCCTCCTGCTTCTTGGCTTCGGGGTCGGTGCGCACCAGGCAGAAGATCATGTCGGCGTGCTGGCCGAGCGTGGTCCAGGTCTTCTGGCCGTTGACGATGTAGTGCTTGCCGTCCGAAGTCAGCTCGGCACGGGTCTTCAGCGAGGCCAGGTCCGAGCCCGAGCCCGGCTCCGAATAGCCCTGGCACCACCAGTCGGTGCAGTCCAGGATGCGCGGCAGGTAGTACGACTTTTGCTCTTCGCTGCCGTACTTCATGATCACCGGCGCGACCATCGCCACACCGAACGGCAGCACGCCGGGCGCGCCGACGCGGGCGTTCTCTTCATCCCAGATATGGCGCTGGGTGGCGTTCCAGCCGGTGCCGCCGTACTGGACGGGCCAGTGCGGTGCCGACCAGCCCTTGCCGGCCAGGGTCTTGTGCCAGCGCACCAGGTCGTCGCGGTTCGGACGGCGGTGGTTGAGAATCTTGCTGCGGATGTCCGCCGGCAAGTTGGCTTCGAGCCAGCTACGCACTTCCTCGCGGAAGGCGTTGTCGGACGCCGAGTAGTTGAGATCCATGCCCGTCTCCAGTGGTGCCGGCTTGGCGTGGGGCCGCCGGCGGTTTGTTCTGCCTGCACGTCAAGCGCCGACAGCAAACGGGCACAAGACGCAATTCAGTGAGCCGTCTGCTTCAGCGCATCCGGCACCACGAGCGGGAAAGTCTCGATGCCCTCTTCGGCCAGCGCCTGCACCTCCTCCGCCGAGGCCGAACCGCGAATGCCGCGTTCCGGCGCCTCGTCATAGTGCATGCGCCTTGCCTCTTCGGCAAAGCGATCGCCAACATCCTCGGTCTGTGCCAGCACCTGCTTCACTGCCTTCATATAGAGCGCTTGCAGTGTCTCCGGTGCGGCAGCCGGCTGCGCCGGCCTGGCGCTGCCTTCGCGCGCGGTCGCGCCCGACAGGTTCAGGCGCGGCGCGCTGGGCAGCCGCGTCACGGCGTGGTCGCCACAGACCGGGCATTGGACGAGGTCACGCGAGATTTGCGACTGCGCATCTTCTTCCGAGGCAAACCAGCCCTCGAAACCATGGTCATGCGCGCAGCGCAGGTCGAGCACCTTCATGATCTTTCCAGCCCGTCAAAAGCTATATTATCCGCGAATCGAAATTTTGTGAACGGTCGTGCTAAATTTTTTAGAACGACCGTTCGGGAACAACCGCATGGCGCAGAATCCACGCGGCTCACTACTCACTATACGGCGTAATGCGGCAGCGGCTGTTCGCCCGGTTGCCAGGCACCCGAGATCACTTTTTCCAGCCAGAATGCGCCGATGATGGTCTTTACATCGGTGATGCGGCCGCTGCGGACCCAATCGATCACCTGCCCCACCGGCGTGATGAAGGTCTCGATGAACTCGCCGTCGTCGAGCTGCGCCTCGCCATGCGTCAGGTCGCGCGCCAGGAAGATGTCGATGAACTCGGTGGAATACGAGATAACCGGGTGGATGCGCGTCAGGTAGTCCCAGCGCGCCGCGCTGTAGCCGGTCTCCTCCAGCAGTTCGCGTTCGCCGCAGCGCTGCGCGCCCTCTTCCGGATCAAGCTTGCCGGCGGGGAATTCCAGCATCACTTCGCCGATCGGATAGCGGAACTGGCGCTCCATCAGCACGGTGCCGTCGCTGAACAGCGGGATCATCATCACCGCGCCCGGATGGACCACGTACTCGCGCCCGGTCTGCTTGCCGTCCGGCAGCCTGACGATATCTTGCTTGAGGGTGAGGAACTTGCCGCGATGGACCGTGGCCGAGGCGACGCACACTTCCTTCAGTGCGTCGTCGTTCCCGGCGGGTTCAGCGGTAGGCGGGGTGCCGCGTTGGATCTTGTCGGTCATGGACGCTCCGGATCAGGCAGGGCCCGGCGCCGACAAGACCGGCTTCAGGCCGTGCGGTGTTTGACGAGGTATTGCCAGGTGAAGCCCGGGAAGGCAAACACCAGCATCATGCACGCGGTAATGGCATAAAACTGCCAGCCCTGCGGGAAGGCGTTGCCAAGGCTGGCCTCCACCGCAAAGCCGGCGGCGCCCGCCACCGCGAACCATACGATCAGTTCCAGCAGGCGCAGCCACAGCGGCTTGCGCGCCCGCCGCAGCGGGATCAGCACGAACAGGCGCTGGTTCACAAACGGCAGGTTCGCACTGATCAGTGCCAGCAGGATGACAAACCAGCCGCTTGCGGATGCGCTCATGGCGTGTGGCGGATCAGGAACCCAGGGTCGAGCGGATGGCCTGGTAGCACAGGTTCATCAGCGCGGCCGGGAAAATACCCAGCAGGATCACCGCGGCGCCGTTCACGCTCAGCATCGAGCGCAGGCCAAAGGTTGCTTCCAGCTCTTCTTCAGCAGCGGGCGCATCGAAGTACATCAGCTTGACGATACGCAGGTAATAGAACGCGCCGATCAGCGAGAACAGCACGGCCACCACGGCCAGCCAGGTCATGCCCGACTTGACCACCGCATCCAGCACGGCCAGCTTGGCATAGAAGCCCACGGTCGGCGGAATGCCGGCCAGCGAGAACATCATCACCAGCATCAGGAACGCGAACCACGGGTTGCGGCGCGACATGCCCCTCAGGTCTTCCAGGGTCTCGGCCTCGAAACCCTTGTTCGTGCGCAGCAGGATGATGCCGAAAGTGCCCAGCGTGGTCAGCAGGTAGGTCACCGAGTAGAACATCGCCGAGCTGTACGCATCGGCGGCGCCGTCAGCCTTGTTGGCGACCACGCCCGACAGCAGGCCCAGCAGCACGAAGCCCATGTGCGAGATGGTCGAGTACGCCAGCATCCGCTTCAGGTTGCTCTGCACGATGGCGGTCAGGTTGCCGATGGCCAGCGAGATGATCGACAGCACCACCAGCATCATCTGCCAGTCATTGGCCAGCGGCAGCAGGCCTTCCACCAGCACGCGGATAAACAGCGCAAAAGCAGCAACCTTCGGGCCGCCGGCGATCAGCAGCGTCACCGCGGTCGGCGAACCCTGGTAGATGTCCGGGATCCACATGTGGAACGGCGCGGCACCCAGCTTGAACGACAGGCCGGCGACGATAAAGACCACGCCAAAGGCCAGCATGGTGGTGTTGACGCGGCCCGACTCGACCACGCGGAACACTTCGCCCAGGTTCAGCGAACCGGTGGCGCCATACATCATCGAGATGCCGTACAGCAGGAAGCCCGAAGCCAGCGCGCCCAGCACGAAGTACTTCATCGCCGATTCCGAGGTCACGCGCGATTCGCGGCGCAGTGCCACCAGTGCGTACGACGACAGCGACAGCAGCTCCAGGCCCAGGTACAGGGTCAGGAAGTTGTTGCCGGTGATCATCACGATCTGGCCGCCCAGCGTGAACAGCGCGAGCTGGTAGAACTCGCCGGCAAACATGTCGCGATCCGCCAGATAGCGGCGCGTGTAGACCAGTGTCACGAACAGGCCGGCAGAGCAGAACGCGGACAGCACGTTTGCCATCGGATCGATCACGACCAGGTTGGCGAACGCGTAGTGCGTCTCGCCGGCGGCGGCATTCAGGCCGAACCAGACGGTCAGCGCCAGCGTGGCCAGCAGCGACAGCGGATATGCCACGCTTTGCTTGCCCTTGCCACGTGCAAGGTCGATCCAGTTGACCGCGCCGATGGCGATCGCCAGGAAGATGATCGGCGCCACGGGGCCGAGTGTCGAGGACGTTTGCATGTTGATTTCTCTCCCCGATTACAGCTTGGACTGTGCCGCGTGGGACAGCAGGTTCACCACGGACGCGTGCATCACGTCGGTAAAGGGCTTCGGGTGCAGGCCCATGTACAGCGTCATGATGGCCAGCAGGCCGAGCATGACGAACTCACGCTTGTTCAGGTCGACCAGCTCGCGCACGTGCTGGTGGACGATGTCGCCGAAGATCACGCGCTTGACCATCCACAGCGAGTAGGCGGCGCCGAAGATCAGGGCGGTGGCGGCCAGCAGGCCGATCCAGAAGTCGAACTTGACCGCGCCCAGGATCACCATGAATTCGCCGACGAAGCCCGAGGTGGCCGGCAGGCCGCAGTTGGCCATCGCGAAGAACACTGCCAGCGCGGCGAACTTGGGCATGGTGTTGACCACGCCGCCGTAGTCGGCGATCTGGCGCGAGTGCACGCGGTCGTACAGCACGCCGATGCAAAGGAACATCGCGCCGGAGATAAAGCCGTGCGAGATCATCTGCACGATGCCGCCTTCCACGCCGATGTCGCTGAAGATGAAGAAGCCCAGCGTGACGAAGCCCATGTGGGCGATCGACGAGTACGCCACCAGCTTCTTCATGTCGGCCTGCACCAGGGCCACCAGGCCGATGTAGATCACCGCGATCAGCGAGATGGTGATGATGAACGGGGCCAGGTAGTGGCTGGCGTCAGGCGCGATCGGCAGCGAGAACCGCAGGAAACCGTAGGCGCCCAGCTTCAGCATGATGGCGGCCAGCACCACCGAACCGCCGGTCGGCGCTTCCACGTGGGCGTCCGGCAGCCAGGTGTGTACCGGCCACATCGGCACCTTGACCGCGAAGGCGACGAAGAAGGCGATGAACAGCGCGATCTGCTCGTTCATCGACAGCTTGGCCTGGTGCCATTGCAGGATGTCGAAGGTACCGGTCTTGTTGTACAGGTACAGCAGCGCGATCAGCGTCAGCAGCGAGCCCGCCAGCGTGTACAGGAAGAACTTGAACGCGGCATAGACGCGGTTCGGGCCGCCCCAGACACCGATGATGATGTACATCGGGATCAGCGTGGCTTCGAAGAACACGTAGAACAGCATGCCGTCCAGCGTGCAGAACACGCCGACCATCAGGCCCGACAGGATCAGGAACGAGGCCATGTATTCGGCCACACGCTCGGTGATCACTTCCCAGGCCGAGATCACCACGATCACCGTGATGAAGGCGGTCAGCACCACGAACCACATCGAGATGCCGTCAACACCCAGCAGGTAGTTGATATTGAAGCGTTCGATCCA is part of the Cupriavidus necator genome and harbors:
- the cyoA gene encoding ubiquinol oxidase subunit II, yielding MKKPILPRWTRFLPCLGLLLLAGCNMTLLDPKGQVGVDIKNIILIATWLMLLVVLPVIVLTLVFAWKYRASNTSARYEPDWSHSTAIEVVVWLIPCLIIIALGIITWKSSHDLDPYKPLESSKKPVTVEVVALNWKWLFIYPELKIATVNQIAFPVDTPVNFKITSDSIMNSFFIPQLGSQVYAMAGMETKLHLIANEAGSYDGVSANYSGGGFSGMKFKAVAMSNYEFDQWVAKVRASSTELGVEGYKTLAQPSEKEPVTYYGKVEDKLFHNILHKYMDHSGTALAADGFKGGPICTSRNTLGEEQLSMTTPVKALGAQS
- a CDS encoding MaoC family dehydratase, encoding MRTIASLEELEGLQGQEVAVSDWIEVTQQQVNQFADATGDHQWIHIDVERAKKESPYGGPIAHGFLTLSLLPKFMHNALHMPSKIGVNYGLNRVRFTAPVPVGSKLRARIKLLKVERLDPLPKSPELVGAQSTWEVTVEREGSDRPVCVAESITRRYG
- a CDS encoding MaoC family dehydratase, translated to MLYFEDFEVGSRRELGSYLVTEEEILAFARQYDPQPFHIDKEAAARSIYGGVISSGWMTCSIMMRLLVLSTTGKSASMGSPGVDEIRWLKPVYAGDTLTVVLNVLDTRPSQSKPDRGVVHTQWEATNQRGELVCTVKGMGMYGRRPA
- a CDS encoding acyl-CoA dehydrogenase family protein, whose translation is MNFNLSDEQKQLADAVRRFIDKDYGFESRKQNYESAAGYGDAAWGSLVELGLTALPVPEAQGGFAGKALDMMVVQQELGRGLIVEPYLATVVGAYALGLAGGQDALLEQVAGGELKLTVAFNEPQARYELNNVRVTARDGKLNGRKTVVLHGGQADKLIVSARSSGAEADQDGISLFLVDARGAGVSIKDYRTIDNLRAADITFQDAPAQLLGEAGKAFPVIEQVADYAAVLLCAEAVGVMDTLNAATLEYAKTRQQFGVPIARFQALQHRMVEMFIHAEQSRSITLLAAARFEEVTPEERRRYVSAAKARVGQAARTVGQEAVQIHGGMGVTNELPAAHMFKRLTLINTTFGDVDHHLGRFAAQPGFQEAA
- a CDS encoding acyl-CoA dehydrogenase family protein produces the protein MDLNYSASDNAFREEVRSWLEANLPADIRSKILNHRRPNRDDLVRWHKTLAGKGWSAPHWPVQYGGTGWNATQRHIWDEENARVGAPGVLPFGVAMVAPVIMKYGSEEQKSYYLPRILDCTDWWCQGYSEPGSGSDLASLKTRAELTSDGKHYIVNGQKTWTTLGQHADMIFCLVRTDPEAKKQEGISFLLIDMKTPGITVRPIIMLDEEHEVNEVFFDNVEVPVENRVGEENKGWTYAKYLLGHERTGIARVGNSKRELGFLKRVARQQQKNGKPLLEDPVFGAKVAALEIELMALEITVLRVVSSEAAGKGPGPEASMLKIKGTEIQQLLTELMVEAVGPYAQPFDTAYLECETEHAVTGYDDAAPLAAYYFNYRKTSIYGGSNEIQKNIISQMILGL
- a CDS encoding DUF1178 family protein, whose protein sequence is MKVLDLRCAHDHGFEGWFASEEDAQSQISRDLVQCPVCGDHAVTRLPSAPRLNLSGATAREGSARPAQPAAAPETLQALYMKAVKQVLAQTEDVGDRFAEEARRMHYDEAPERGIRGSASAEEVQALAEEGIETFPLVVPDALKQTAH
- a CDS encoding NUDIX domain-containing protein, which translates into the protein MTDKIQRGTPPTAEPAGNDDALKEVCVASATVHRGKFLTLKQDIVRLPDGKQTGREYVVHPGAVMMIPLFSDGTVLMERQFRYPIGEVMLEFPAGKLDPEEGAQRCGERELLEETGYSAARWDYLTRIHPVISYSTEFIDIFLARDLTHGEAQLDDGEFIETFITPVGQVIDWVRSGRITDVKTIIGAFWLEKVISGAWQPGEQPLPHYAV
- a CDS encoding DUF2818 family protein, giving the protein MSASASGWFVILLALISANLPFVNQRLFVLIPLRRARKPLWLRLLELIVWFAVAGAAGFAVEASLGNAFPQGWQFYAITACMMLVFAFPGFTWQYLVKHRTA
- the nuoN gene encoding NADH-quinone oxidoreductase subunit NuoN, producing MQTSSTLGPVAPIIFLAIAIGAVNWIDLARGKGKQSVAYPLSLLATLALTVWFGLNAAAGETHYAFANLVVIDPMANVLSAFCSAGLFVTLVYTRRYLADRDMFAGEFYQLALFTLGGQIVMITGNNFLTLYLGLELLSLSSYALVALRRESRVTSESAMKYFVLGALASGFLLYGISMMYGATGSLNLGEVFRVVESGRVNTTMLAFGVVFIVAGLSFKLGAAPFHMWIPDIYQGSPTAVTLLIAGGPKVAAFALFIRVLVEGLLPLANDWQMMLVVLSIISLAIGNLTAIVQSNLKRMLAYSTISHMGFVLLGLLSGVVANKADGAADAYSSAMFYSVTYLLTTLGTFGIILLRTNKGFEAETLEDLRGMSRRNPWFAFLMLVMMFSLAGIPPTVGFYAKLAVLDAVVKSGMTWLAVVAVLFSLIGAFYYLRIVKLMYFDAPAAEEELEATFGLRSMLSVNGAAVILLGIFPAALMNLCYQAIRSTLGS
- a CDS encoding NADH-quinone oxidoreductase subunit M, whose product is MVLSFSIWLPVFFGLLILAFGSDRSPGFVRWMSLFGSIASFVVTLPLVFGFDRASAAMQFVEKASWIERFNINYLLGVDGISMWFVVLTAFITVIVVISAWEVITERVAEYMASFLILSGLMVGVFCTLDGMLFYVFFEATLIPMYIIIGVWGGPNRVYAAFKFFLYTLAGSLLTLIALLYLYNKTGTFDILQWHQAKLSMNEQIALFIAFFVAFAVKVPMWPVHTWLPDAHVEAPTGGSVVLAAIMLKLGAYGFLRFSLPIAPDASHYLAPFIITISLIAVIYIGLVALVQADMKKLVAYSSIAHMGFVTLGFFIFSDIGVEGGIVQMISHGFISGAMFLCIGVLYDRVHSRQIADYGGVVNTMPKFAALAVFFAMANCGLPATSGFVGEFMVILGAVKFDFWIGLLAATALIFGAAYSLWMVKRVIFGDIVHQHVRELVDLNKREFVMLGLLAIMTLYMGLHPKPFTDVMHASVVNLLSHAAQSKL